The Planctomycetia bacterium DNA window GTCACCGGCGGCGCGGGTCGTTGTTCGGCGACGCCGGTCGGCGACGAAGAGTTGCTGTACGTGGGCACCGGCGGCGGTATGCGCGGCAGCGGACCGCTCTTAGCTGTGAACGCCGGCGCGTCGGGCGATATCTCGCTCGGCGATGGGGAGACGACGAATGCCGGCATCGCTTGGAGCATCGACCGCGGCGGACCGCCGATGGCCTCGCCGTTGCTCTATCAGGGTCTGCTCTACGTGCTGGATCAACGTGGCGGATTGATCCGCTGCTACGACGCCCAGACCGGGAAAGAGCATTACCAGCAGCGGCTGCCGGATGGAGGCGGGTTTACCTCTTCTCCGTGGGCCAGCGACGGCAAGGTGTTCTGCCTGGACGACAAAGGTCAGACGTTCGTCCTGGAGGCCGGACCCGAGTTGAAAGTGCTCGGCGTCAACAAGCTCGACGAGATGTTCTGGTCGAGCGTGGCCGTGGCGGGCGACAAGCTGCTGCTTCGGGGCGTCGATCATTTGTATTGCATTACCCGGTAGGTAGACAAATCCCGGCGGAAGCCACGTGGCGCGGCGAACAGCTTGGGTTCGCCGCGCCACATCTTTGCGCCGAACGCGGCAATTCGACACAAAACCACCCAAATGGGTGCCTAATTTACGTGAATTGAATTGCTTGTGCAGGCGCCCCAATTAACATAGTCTGCGTATCCACGACATTTACCCATTCTGGTTCTGCGTGGGACGTTAGGGGCGATGCAATCCATAGCGCAAGGCGGCGCGTGTGTTTCTACACGCCCCTAGGGTCCCGTTTTTGTCAACGGTGAGCCTGCGCCATGAGTTTTTCTCAATTGCTATTTGGTCGCCCCCGTCGTTTCAATCTCCAGCGCGGCCGACGACTCGTCGTCGAATCGCTGGAAAGCCGGCAACTGTTGGCGATCGTCGTCCATGTAGACCCAACCGGTAACGACCTCGCTGGTGACGGCACGGAGGATGCGCCGTATCGCACGATCAATCGTGGCATCCTGGAAGCCGATCCGGACGGCACGGTGATTATCAACGCCGGCGACTACCCCGAAGCGGTGAACGTCAACAAGACCGTGACGTTCAACGCGATCGGCGCGGTGACGATTAACTCCATGACGAGCCTCGCCGCGAACACGGCGACCTTGAACGGCAATCTCACCGCCGACACGGACTTCACCTTCAACGGCCCAGTACGCATCGCGACGGCGACGCAATTGACCGCGCTGAACGTGCTGTTCAACAACACGCTCAACGCGGTCAACGCGCTGCCGGCCCCAGCGCTGACGGTCACCGCGGCGACGGTGGCGCGATTCGGGAACGACGGCACGGATCGGGTCGGCGCCGCCGATCCGCTGGCCTCGCTGCTCGTCCAGGGCGCTGGCCAAACGCGGATCGGCGCGGACTCAATTCGCACGAACGGCAACACCACGACGTTCAATACGCCCGTAGTTTTGAATTCGAATCTCCTCATCACGGAGTTGGGTGCGGGAAACGTCATTTTCGGCAGCACCTTGGATAGCGACGCCACGGCCCGTACGCTGCAAGTGATTACGGCCGGAGAAGGCGTGACGCGTTTCGTTGGGAATGTCGGCGTTCAAGAGGCACTCGCGAGTCTGAGAACTGACGACCAAGGGCGCACCGAGTTTGAGGCCGCCCAGGTCCATACCGACGGTAACCAACTCTATGAGGACGACGTCGTCGTCTTCGCCGCCCTGACCCGATTCTTCAGTGGCAATATTGAATTCAGCGAGACGCTAGTTGGCAGTGTCGCCGATCGCGACGTCGAATTCATCACGGCCGTGGGCGGCGTAACGCGGTTTCGCGGCAACGTGGGGGCAAACCAGACGCTCGGCGACTTGACCACCAACGGCGACAGTCGCACGGAAGTGGGCGGATTGGTGGAAACCACCGGCACGCAGACGTACGAAGACGAAGTCACCGTGATCGCCGACGCGACGTTCGTGGGTGAGAACGTGCTCTTCGCGTCGACTTTGCGTTCCAATCCGGCCGGCAACGACGTGCTGATCCGCGCTAGTCAGCTCACGCGATTCGGCGCGGCGGTCGGCGGCGGCCTGTTCCGGCTCGGACGATTGGAAACCGACGAGCCCGGAACGACGGAGTTCGTCGGCAACGCGGCGCTGACGACGGGCGACCAGATCTACCATGACGTCGTGCGGCTCAATACCACGACGGTGTTCACCGGCAGGAACATCGATTTCGACGGCGGCATCGAAGCTGCGGCGGCGAATGTTGACTTGATCGTGACTTCCGAAAACGACGGCTTCACGCGGTTTGGCGACGAAGTTGGGGCAGGTGCCATTCCGTTGCGCAACATTGCGACCAATGACGTGGGCAGGACGGTATTCGCGGCAGGAATGACTCCGGGCACGGTGGGAATTCGGACGACTGGCAATCAAACTTATAACGACGACGTCGAAATTGAGGCCGACTTAACGGTCCAAGGAAGTACCATTTCCTTCCGAGGAGATGTGGATTCAGTTCCCGCGGCGCCCCCCGCCGGACTCAGAGTTGTCGCCGCCGCGGATGCCAACTTTGGCGACGACATTGCGCAGGATCGGATCGGAGACGTCGCGCCGCTGTCGTTCCTTGAGATCACGGCCGGCAACAACATCAATCTGTTGGTGCCGACTATTACCACGAATGGCAACTCCGTCACATTTAACACGCCGCTGGACTTGCTCGCCGATTTGCTGATCACCGAACTGGGCGCCGGCGCCGTGACGTTCAACGACACGATCAACAGCGACCTGCCGGCGAATCACTGGGCATTGACCGTGAACACGGACGCGGGCGCGACGAACTTCAATGGCGCCATTGGCGCCGTGAATCCGCTATCCCGCCTGCAGACGGATACCGTCACGCCGGGAACGGGGCCGACTAACATTGGCGCTCAAGTAATCCGCACGGAAGGCGCTTCCATCACGTTCAATGACCCCGTCGTGTTGACGAACGATCTGCTGATCACGGAACTCGGTCCTGGCGACGTGACGTTCAACAGCACAGTCAACAGTGACGCCATTGCCACGCCGCGATCCCTGGAAATCGTCACTCCGCTCGCCGCATCGGATACCTCGTTCAACGGAGCCATTGGCAACCTGGCGCCATTGCGAAACTTGATCGCGCGAGCCCCGGGCCGGACGTTCCTCGACGGACCGGTCATTAACGTGACGGACGCCACGGCCGTCGCGGGGACCGATTCGATTCTGTTCGAGGACAATGTTGTGCTGACAGGCAATGTCGTGATCACCGTTGTCGGCCTTGGCAACGTGCGCTTCGCCGGAACAGTGAACTCGCCCGGAAATCGCGACCTGCGCGTAACGACAGGAGACGGCGACACCTTCTTTGTCGGCAACGTCGGCCTTCCCGCGGGCTCGGAACTGAGAGACCTGACGACCGACGGCGGAGGTGATACGCAGTTCTTCGGAACTAACGTCGCGACGATCGGAAATCAGTTCTACGTCGATGGGGTCATCATCAATGCGACGGTTACCTTCGAAGCGAACGCCGGCAACATCGAATTCGATAGCACGCTCAACGCTAGCGCGAACGGCTTCAATGTCGACGTTAACTCGACTGGCTTGTCGCGGTTCGGCGGCAACGTGGGAACCGCTCCAGCGCCGGCCGTGGTCCCGCTCATCAACGGCCTGGCGACGAACATCGGCGGCACGACACAGGTCGACGGAGCTTTAATTCGAACGGCCGGCACGCAGACGTTTCGCGACGCCGTGACCGTGACGAATAGCGTTACGTCCCCGAACAGCGTTACGTTCCAAGGAGCGAATGTGATTTTTGAGCAAACGCTCAATTCCAACCCGGATGGCGGCAACGACGTGATCGTCGACAGCCCAGGGCAGACGGTGTTCCGTGGCGCGGTTGGTGGCGGCGGACTGCGGCTCCGAAACCTTACCACGAATGGCGGCGGAACCACGTTCATCCTCGGCGGCTCAGTAAATACGAGTCAAACGCAACTTTACGATGACGCGGTGTTGTTCCAGGCTGTCGGCAACACGACGACGTTGACAGGAGGCAGCGTGCAGTTCAACAACCGGCTCGACGCGGAGATCACCCAGCAAAACTTGGAGATCATTGCGAGCGGCCTGACGCGTTTTGGCAACGACGTTGCGGACGAAGTCGGCACGCTGAATCCCTTGATTCCGATTCTGAATCTTACGACTGACGCTCCGGGCACAACCTTGATCAACACTCGCGCAGTCCTCACCTTTTTGGATCAGACGTACAATGATCCCGTCCTGCTGGGCGCCGATGTGACCACGCGCAGTATCGATGACGACGTCTACCTCGACCAGACTGTCGATAGCGTCGCCGGCAGCGCGTTCGACTTGACCGTCGACCGGCAGTCCGGCTCGCGGCCCACGATCTTCAACGGGAACGTGGGCGGGCCGGCGAACGCGCTGGGCGATCAACGCAATCTCGGCAATTTGACGGTGCTCAGCAACGGCCCGTTGAGTCTCGTCGCCGCGATTAATACGGTCGAGCAAATCACGATCAACATCCTTGAAGGCGGCGCGGCCAGCGCTGCGGACGATCTCACGCTCGCCGCGAATGCCATTCTGCGCGCTGGCACGAATATCGTCTTGAACGTCGGCGACGACATCACGTTCGCGGCCGGCTCCACCGCCGTCGCGAACGGCAATCTGACCGTTACCAGCGACGCCGGCAACAATGACGCGGCCGTCGGGACGGTAGTTCAGGCCCTCGGCGTCGGCGGACCGCTCGGCGCGAACGGACTGGTGCGGTTCATCGCCGGACCGGACAACGACTTCTTCAACATCCAACTCGACCGACTCCGCCCCGGCGACAACATCAACTTCAATGGCGGCGCGAACGGGCCCGGCAACTTCACCTTGGTGACGGACACCGCCTCGGTCGACGGGCAATGCAATCCGGTTGTTGTGCCGTTGCTAGTGACCAATCCGCCTTTCGGCGATTCGCTCAACCTGTTCGACACGAACCAAGTCGCCGACCGCATTTACTCGCTCAATAGCGCCCAGGTCGCCCGTGACGACGGGCTCGTGCTGACGTTCACGGAAATCCAACAGTTCGAACTCAACGCCGGTTCCGGCGACGACCTGCTGAACGTGCAGATGCCAGGCTTGCCGTCCGTCGTGCAATTCAACGGCGGCCTCGGTTCCGATCAATTGGACATCATCGGCTCGGCCGGCGTCGATCGCATCTCGGTCGATGCAATTACCGATCTGCCGGTACATCGCCCGTTCGAGATCGCGTTTGTCGAAAAGCTGCGCGTCCGCGGCGGCGACGGCGATGACGTCGTGGTTAATCGCGTCGGCATTCCGACGCTGTTGGAAGGTCAGAACGGCGCCGACATTCTGGTCGGTAGCGGCGCGACCGACGTGATCTTCGGCGGCGCGGGCGTGGATACGCTGATCGGTGGCGCCGGAGACGACTTCCTCTTCCCGGACCACGAATACGACGGCACATTGCAAGGAATTGTCACGGTCGCCGACGGGGATGTTTCCGCCGGCGGCACGGGCAACGACGGTGCGGCCCCTTTGAATAGCCCGGCGGCGACGCTGGCCACGCTCGATTCCGTTTGCAGCATCGAGACCTTGTTCGACGGCGGCGCCAAGAAGGATGTGATCACCTGGCTGCAAGCTCGCTTGCTGTTCGGGCAAGCCGCCTTCCAAAACGATCTGATGGGACCGGCCCTGGCGGCCTTGAACGACGCCGACTTCATCCTCGATCCGCCGGCCGTCGCCGTCGCCGAGCCGGAGCTCGTCGTGAATCCATCGTTCGAGCATTGGCTCGACAACCTCTATCAGGCACTGCTGGGGCGCGACTTCGTCCCGTCCGAATTGCAATATTACGCGAAGGTCAGCGCGGCCGGTGCATCGCGGGAAGCGATCGCGCAAGGGTTCCTCAATAGCCCCGAGCGCCGCGCCAACTTCATCGACGGTTGGTACAACCGCTATCTCGGTCGCCCGCTGGACGCCGGTGGCCGCGCCTATTGGCTTAACGTCTGGGCGCAGCAGGACGGTGAATCGGTCGAAGCCGCGATTCTGGGTTCCGGCGAGTTCTTCCAGCGCGTCGGCGGCACGAATCAACTCTGGGTCGAAGCCATGTACTCGCAGGTGCTAGGACGCACCGGCAGCGCGGCGGAAGTGCAGTTCTGGGTCGCCCGCGCCGCCAGCACGCCGCGCGCACTGATCGCCAAGCAGTTCGTCACCAGCGACGAATACCGCCTTCACGTCGTGGCGAGCTGGTATCAAAACTACCTGACCCGCGCGCCGGAAGCGGGCGGAGCCCAATACTGGCTCAACAAGCTCAAGACGGGGCTCAAGGCGGAAGTGATCCAGTCATCGATCCTGGTGAGCACGGAATTCCAGCAAATGCCCTGGTAACCGGCGGCGGGTGATTTCTCGCGCAGTCCGGCCGGCAGTGACGAATTTCTAAATCCGAATGTCGAATGTCTGAATGGCGTTGCGTCGAGCGACGGCCATTCGTCATTCGAGCTTCGACATTCCCGCGCACTCTCCCCTCCGCGTCTCTGCGGCTCCGCGGCTCAAACCGCCCATTCCCGGTTTTCCCGACGGACTTTGCCGACTCGGCAAGCTGCGCGCCTTGGCGACGACTCTTTGGAGGTCGGCGAAACTGCGCGCCGATAAGTCGACAAGGACAGCCAGCCTTTGCGCGGTTTCTATGGAGAGAGATCATGAAGCGTCGATACGCGGCCGCCGTGTTGATGGGATTGTCGGCGATCGCCGGCACGGCCGAAGCCAATTGGTTCACCACCTTCTGGAAAAACGTTCACCGCGACTATCGCCGCAATAACTGCTGGCCGGAACCGTTCGTGTACGACGATCGTGAAGCGGTGAAAGCCCCCTTCGGCGTGATGATCGCCAAGGGCTGGCGCTCGCAAAACACTCTGATGGATCACCACTTCTCGATGGAAACGGGCGCGTTGAACGAGTCCGGCCGCTTGAAGATGAAGACCATCATGTGGCATACGCCAGCGGCCCATCGTGCTGTGTACGTGGTTCGCGGCGCGAATCAGGACGTCACGTCGTCGCGGCTGGACGCCGTCCAGGAAATGGTCGTGGCGATGAACACGCAAGGCGACCTGCCGCCGGTGCTCGAAGTCGACTACGGCCCCACCGCCTGGCCAGCCGACTACGTCGACGCCGTTGGTAAGCGATACCAAAACTCGATGAAGGATCCGCGGCTGCCGGAAGCAGATGACGGCGGCGAAGATCAGTAAACCAAGCAATCTGGCCCGTCCAGGCAAGCTACGGCGTCGCGCCGGAGCGATCGTCACCACGATCGGAACTCCGGCGGGACGCCTCCGGGCTTGGCCGAGCGCGATTTGAACGTGATACGGCCGCTTCGGTTGGAGGATTCCGGCCGCGGCGGACGATGAAAGAGACAGGCGCTTTGCGCGCCGAAGCGACGTCGTTTCCGCTGGGCAATACCACGCCCGGAGGGCGCCGTCGCCACGGGGGTTCGGGACACAAGGAGGTGTCAGTTGCGTAAGGTATGGCGACTCTCGGCCGCGTTATCGTTGGCAACTCTTGCCGGTAGCCTCGGCTGTTCCTCCAGTTCTTCCTGGCTCTCCAATCCGTTGAGCCTCGGCAAGTCTCGCTCCGGTTCCAAGTTCGCCGACGCCCCGGCGTTTAACTACGAGGAATTGGCCGCGAAACAAGCCGACCGCAAGGTCTCGTCCCACGGCCTCGGCATGGATCAGGGCGTCGAGCCGGGCACGATGAAGAAGCTCTCGAACTCAGTGACTAACAATCCCGTCAGCAAGGGCATCAAGTCGGCCTGGACGAAGACCTCGCGCAAGACAGGCGAGATGTTCACCACGCACGAAGGAGCGGCCAATCCGATTTCGCTCTCGGTGGAAACGGGCGACGTCGACGCCGACTTGCACGTGTCGCTCGCGCGGCTCGAAGAAGCCAAAGGCAACTTCCCGGCCGCCGAGAAGCGCTATCAAAGTGCGCTGGCTGACGATTCGGAGCACCTGAACGCGCTAATCGGCATGGCGCGACTTTACGATCGCCGCGGCGACCTGCCCAAAGCTACGGCCTATTACAACCGGGCCGTGAAAGCGCACCCGGAAGACGCGACGGCGCACAACGATCTCGGGCTTTGCTTCGCCCGGCAAAACCGGCTGCAGGAAGCGGCACAATCGCTCGACCGCGCCGTGCAGTTAGCGCCCGAGAAGGCCCTGTATCGGAACAACATCGCCACCGTGCTGGTCGCCATGGGGCATGACGAGCCGGCGCTCGCGCACCTGACCGCGGCGCACGAAGTACCGGTCGCGCACTACAACCTCGCCTGCATGTTGAACGACCGCGGCGAAACCTCTGCGGCTATCGAACACTACTCGCTGGCCTACGAGCAAGATCAATCGCTGACGCAGGCCTACGACTGGGCGGTGGCGTTGCAGAATCAATCGGCGCCGCCGACGGAAGAGGCCTACGCCGCTAACGTCCCCGCGGAACCGTCGTCGATGATCACCGCAACCGACGATCGCCTGGCAGCGCAGCCAGAGCCCTCAGTTCAACGCCGGGTCGCGCCGCCGCTGACCTCATCCTGGTCGCCCGTCGCGGACCACGGCACGTTCCCGGCCGCCGCTCCGTCTCCCGACGGCGCCACCGGCTACGCCCCGGCGGAACCCGATCCGGCCGCTTACGGCCCTTCGCAAGGCGACCTCACGCATCGTCTTCCGCCGATCGACACGGCCTACCGCGCCCCGAGCCGGTACTAGCGCGATCGCTGCTCGCCGCGCCGCCGTTAAGCCCAGGGAAGGCTCTCAAAGTCTTCGCTGGCAGCAACGACTGCGGCGGCCTTCCCTGTGCTTAGAGTCGTCGACTCATGGTCATCGACCCACTAGCGCTGCCGCTCGATCGCCTCAACGATTTCCTGCGTCCGCTTATCCGCCAGGTGCGCGTTCACGACTTATCCGCCAGGTGCGCGTTCACGACTTATCCGCCAGGTGCGCGTTCACGACGAGGATCGCGTGAATCATGCCGGGCGCCCAAAAGAGCAGGCACAACAGCAAGTTCAAAAAGAACTGCACGGGCTTCCCGCACAGCAGCACCGCCACCGGTGGAATCAAAATGGCGATCAGGTAAAGCATCGCTCGCGAAACTCCGTCAAAGACTCGTCCGACAAAGAATTCATTCGTCGACGGCGGGAGAATCTTGCCGCGGGCCCAAAGTCACGGACATCGATCGCGCGTGCCGGCCCTTCGGGATATCCAGCACGTCGATCCGCTCAGTTCCGTCGACGAATCTTGCTTTCACGATCAGGCATTCGAACTCGCCATAGCTCAGCTCCCGACCGAAAGTGCTCTCCCGGCCGTAGCAATTTACGCCGACGACAAACGGCACATTGGGATCGTCGACGGGTTCGAACCAATCTCCGTGATGTTCTGGATTTACCGCAACCCATTCCGCCATGGCACGATTC harbors:
- a CDS encoding tetratricopeptide repeat protein; translated protein: MRKVWRLSAALSLATLAGSLGCSSSSSWLSNPLSLGKSRSGSKFADAPAFNYEELAAKQADRKVSSHGLGMDQGVEPGTMKKLSNSVTNNPVSKGIKSAWTKTSRKTGEMFTTHEGAANPISLSVETGDVDADLHVSLARLEEAKGNFPAAEKRYQSALADDSEHLNALIGMARLYDRRGDLPKATAYYNRAVKAHPEDATAHNDLGLCFARQNRLQEAAQSLDRAVQLAPEKALYRNNIATVLVAMGHDEPALAHLTAAHEVPVAHYNLACMLNDRGETSAAIEHYSLAYEQDQSLTQAYDWAVALQNQSAPPTEEAYAANVPAEPSSMITATDDRLAAQPEPSVQRRVAPPLTSSWSPVADHGTFPAAAPSPDGATGYAPAEPDPAAYGPSQGDLTHRLPPIDTAYRAPSRY
- a CDS encoding PQQ-binding-like beta-propeller repeat protein; the encoded protein is PDAVYRWKVLCLDAATGDVIWEQLAKEAKPTIATHGTNTFASETPVTDGKHVYAYFGMTGLYCYDLNGELVWQKDLGSFPMMMGWGTGSSPVLLGDALYVQCDNEEKSFLVALNKSTGDELWRVEREESSNWSTPYVWKNKLRMELVTAGGTKMRSYNPANGELLWEVTGGAGRCSATPVGDEELLYVGTGGGMRGSGPLLAVNAGASGDISLGDGETTNAGIAWSIDRGGPPMASPLLYQGLLYVLDQRGGLIRCYDAQTGKEHYQQRLPDGGGFTSSPWASDGKVFCLDDKGQTFVLEAGPELKVLGVNKLDEMFWSSVAVAGDKLLLRGVDHLYCITR
- a CDS encoding YqaE/Pmp3 family membrane protein; its protein translation is MLYLIAILIPPVAVLLCGKPVQFFLNLLLCLLFWAPGMIHAILVVNAHLADKS
- a CDS encoding DUF4214 domain-containing protein; its protein translation is MSFSQLLFGRPRRFNLQRGRRLVVESLESRQLLAIVVHVDPTGNDLAGDGTEDAPYRTINRGILEADPDGTVIINAGDYPEAVNVNKTVTFNAIGAVTINSMTSLAANTATLNGNLTADTDFTFNGPVRIATATQLTALNVLFNNTLNAVNALPAPALTVTAATVARFGNDGTDRVGAADPLASLLVQGAGQTRIGADSIRTNGNTTTFNTPVVLNSNLLITELGAGNVIFGSTLDSDATARTLQVITAGEGVTRFVGNVGVQEALASLRTDDQGRTEFEAAQVHTDGNQLYEDDVVVFAALTRFFSGNIEFSETLVGSVADRDVEFITAVGGVTRFRGNVGANQTLGDLTTNGDSRTEVGGLVETTGTQTYEDEVTVIADATFVGENVLFASTLRSNPAGNDVLIRASQLTRFGAAVGGGLFRLGRLETDEPGTTEFVGNAALTTGDQIYHDVVRLNTTTVFTGRNIDFDGGIEAAAANVDLIVTSENDGFTRFGDEVGAGAIPLRNIATNDVGRTVFAAGMTPGTVGIRTTGNQTYNDDVEIEADLTVQGSTISFRGDVDSVPAAPPAGLRVVAAADANFGDDIAQDRIGDVAPLSFLEITAGNNINLLVPTITTNGNSVTFNTPLDLLADLLITELGAGAVTFNDTINSDLPANHWALTVNTDAGATNFNGAIGAVNPLSRLQTDTVTPGTGPTNIGAQVIRTEGASITFNDPVVLTNDLLITELGPGDVTFNSTVNSDAIATPRSLEIVTPLAASDTSFNGAIGNLAPLRNLIARAPGRTFLDGPVINVTDATAVAGTDSILFEDNVVLTGNVVITVVGLGNVRFAGTVNSPGNRDLRVTTGDGDTFFVGNVGLPAGSELRDLTTDGGGDTQFFGTNVATIGNQFYVDGVIINATVTFEANAGNIEFDSTLNASANGFNVDVNSTGLSRFGGNVGTAPAPAVVPLINGLATNIGGTTQVDGALIRTAGTQTFRDAVTVTNSVTSPNSVTFQGANVIFEQTLNSNPDGGNDVIVDSPGQTVFRGAVGGGGLRLRNLTTNGGGTTFILGGSVNTSQTQLYDDAVLFQAVGNTTTLTGGSVQFNNRLDAEITQQNLEIIASGLTRFGNDVADEVGTLNPLIPILNLTTDAPGTTLINTRAVLTFLDQTYNDPVLLGADVTTRSIDDDVYLDQTVDSVAGSAFDLTVDRQSGSRPTIFNGNVGGPANALGDQRNLGNLTVLSNGPLSLVAAINTVEQITINILEGGAASAADDLTLAANAILRAGTNIVLNVGDDITFAAGSTAVANGNLTVTSDAGNNDAAVGTVVQALGVGGPLGANGLVRFIAGPDNDFFNIQLDRLRPGDNINFNGGANGPGNFTLVTDTASVDGQCNPVVVPLLVTNPPFGDSLNLFDTNQVADRIYSLNSAQVARDDGLVLTFTEIQQFELNAGSGDDLLNVQMPGLPSVVQFNGGLGSDQLDIIGSAGVDRISVDAITDLPVHRPFEIAFVEKLRVRGGDGDDVVVNRVGIPTLLEGQNGADILVGSGATDVIFGGAGVDTLIGGAGDDFLFPDHEYDGTLQGIVTVADGDVSAGGTGNDGAAPLNSPAATLATLDSVCSIETLFDGGAKKDVITWLQARLLFGQAAFQNDLMGPALAALNDADFILDPPAVAVAEPELVVNPSFEHWLDNLYQALLGRDFVPSELQYYAKVSAAGASREAIAQGFLNSPERRANFIDGWYNRYLGRPLDAGGRAYWLNVWAQQDGESVEAAILGSGEFFQRVGGTNQLWVEAMYSQVLGRTGSAAEVQFWVARAASTPRALIAKQFVTSDEYRLHVVASWYQNYLTRAPEAGGAQYWLNKLKTGLKAEVIQSSILVSTEFQQMPW